The Treponema phagedenis DNA segment ATGAACCTGAAAAATATTTTTATGTAAACACTATTGGAGCTTTAAATGTTTTTGAATATTGTGCTAAAATAGGATGTAAGCAGATCATTTATACTCAATCTCATAGTGATGTTGCAAATTGGTGGGGAAAAAAGGATATTATATCACCATATGAAGATATTTCATTAAATTACAATAATGATCATACCGTGTATATTATCTCAAAATTAGCAGCAGTATCATTATTGGAGCATTATTATCAAGCATATAAAATAAAATATTGCATATTTCGGTGTCCTAATATCTATGCATATCATCCTGATATGTACTACTATAAAGATGGAAAAAAAACAATAATTGCATACCGCTATATGATTCATCAAGCCATCAATTCAAAACCAATTGAAATTTGGGGAAATCATGAATCAAAACGCGATATAGTTTATGTAAAAGATTTAACTCAAATGATTAGAAAGGCAATAGAGAAGAATATAGATAAAGCTGTTTATAATGTTTCAAACGGTAAAGCAATATCACTTCGTGAACAAGTTGAAGATATCATCGATGTCTTTTCCCCTAAAAATAATAAATCAAAAATAATTTATCGCCCTGATATTGATATTCCGGAAATTAGCTATCATTATGATATTGAAAATGCTATTAAAGATTTAGGTTATAAGCCACAATATTTTCATAAAGAAATGTTGCGCGATATAAAAAAAATTATGAATACTTCAAAATATTAGTATAAAATAGAAGTTGGAGAAGAATAGTTTTTTGTCTAATTTAAATAAACAGGCTACAAGCGGTGTAAAATGGATGACCGTATCGACCTTCTTTTTGGTTATTACCCAAATTATCTCTACTGCGGTATTGGTACGATTGCTTAAAAAAAGTGATTTTGGACTTATGGCAATTGTCATGGTGGTAAAAGGATTTGCCGATTTATTTATGGACTTCGGTATAACAACCGCTATTTTACACAAGCAAAATATTACCCAAAATCAGTACAGCAGTCTTTATTGGTTTAATATGCTGATAGGTTTTGTAATTTATGGATTAATCTATCTTTCTACTCCAACTATTTCCAGATTTTATGGTCAGGAAGAACTTATTAAGTTAATTCCGTTGATGTGTCTTGCTATCCCATTTTCTTCAATCGGGCGCCAGCAAAAAATATTTTTACAAAAAGAACTTTATTTTAAACAAATAGCAGTGACAGATATCGTATCTGCTTTTTTAGGATTATGCTCGGCGATCTGTCTTGCATATGCTCATTGGGGCGTCTATGCTTTGGTAATCTCAAATTTAGTAAGGTATACAGTAGGAAATATAATCTATTTCTTTTTAGGTATATGGCGGATGCCAATAGTATTGCATCTTTCTTTCGCAGAAACACTGCCTTTTTTAAAAATAGGCGGATATCATACTGTTTCACAAATAGTCAATTATTTCACTACTAGTTTTGACGTGCTTATAATAGGAAAACTGCTTGGTACCGATTCAGTCGGAATATATAATTTAGCAAAAGATCTTGTTCTAAAGCCCGCATCCCTTATTGATCCAATTACTTCAAAAGTTGCTACCCCTATTTTTTCAAAACTTCAAAATGACAAAGAAAAACTTAAAAAAAGCTTTTTTTTGGTACAGAAACTTGTATCAAATTTGAATGGGTTAGTTTATTTGGGACTATTTGCGCTTGCAAACCCTTTTGTATCTCTTTATTATGGAAACAGTTATCATGAATGCGTACATCTTGTACAGATCCTTGCGCTGTATTATTTTTTGCGTCAATACGGTGCCAGCATGGGTATGGTTTGTATTGCAAAAGGAAGAACTGATATTGACATGTGGTGGAATTTAATTGTTGTTTGTATTACGCCTTTTTTTGTCCTTTTGGGCTCACTGTATTCCGTACAAATAGTAACACTGGCTTTATTACTTGGGCAACTACTATTAAGCTATCCGGGATGGTATATGTATACAAAGAAATTATTAGGAATTCCATTTTTGAAGTATTATGAGTCGTTTTTTCGCTCTGTCCTTATTTTTATATTGCCTATTGTTGTATCATTAGTGTTAATCTATTTTTTATCTATTCCTGTATTATTTACTTTTTTAATTTCAGGGTTCTTGTTTACTGCTACTGCTTTCTTTATTTTATGGATATTTGAAAGGACATTCA contains these protein-coding regions:
- a CDS encoding NAD-dependent epimerase/dehydratase family protein, which produces MKSIMIFGAGGLVGQYLVDDLFEHGYKLFCVEHNNSHKDKYRNLNIPNDSIDIQNKHNFDKLPQSGIDIVVFLAGVLPAGMEVYEPEKYFYVNTIGALNVFEYCAKIGCKQIIYTQSHSDVANWWGKKDIISPYEDISLNYNNDHTVYIISKLAAVSLLEHYYQAYKIKYCIFRCPNIYAYHPDMYYYKDGKKTIIAYRYMIHQAINSKPIEIWGNHESKRDIVYVKDLTQMIRKAIEKNIDKAVYNVSNGKAISLREQVEDIIDVFSPKNNKSKIIYRPDIDIPEISYHYDIENAIKDLGYKPQYFHKEMLRDIKKIMNTSKY
- a CDS encoding MOP flippase family protein; translation: MSNLNKQATSGVKWMTVSTFFLVITQIISTAVLVRLLKKSDFGLMAIVMVVKGFADLFMDFGITTAILHKQNITQNQYSSLYWFNMLIGFVIYGLIYLSTPTISRFYGQEELIKLIPLMCLAIPFSSIGRQQKIFLQKELYFKQIAVTDIVSAFLGLCSAICLAYAHWGVYALVISNLVRYTVGNIIYFFLGIWRMPIVLHLSFAETLPFLKIGGYHTVSQIVNYFTTSFDVLIIGKLLGTDSVGIYNLAKDLVLKPASLIDPITSKVATPIFSKLQNDKEKLKKSFFLVQKLVSNLNGLVYLGLFALANPFVSLYYGNSYHECVHLVQILALYYFLRQYGASMGMVCIAKGRTDIDMWWNLIVVCITPFFVLLGSLYSVQIVTLALLLGQLLLSYPGWYMYTKKLLGIPFLKYYESFFRSVLIFILPIVVSLVLIYFLSIPVLFTFLISGFLFTATAFFILWIFERTFIRNLLLTMKGEE